The Pseudobacteriovorax antillogorgiicola genome has a window encoding:
- a CDS encoding DUF1552 domain-containing protein, whose product MITRRKAIKFVGKGFISLPLLSTFARLSKAQDTSQNNFNFITFSFPNGCIDTAWNYEAALSPLANVQDKIVVYNRIQNEVGERQGGDGHQQGGVNLFTGKKLANDNQSSGYSLDQFIASKAFPDSPISSLVQGVYRGWAGGSFRPTSWSRRSWLANGYPVTPFINPLDSFNSIFGIPEDQSDLFLKTRTSILDALLEQYKSLTGEASKLGSESKLYLSRLADQVRTVEREIQVFSQQKIIDAKTNLSPPEPASLVNGMLEYDQFDTVFKQQIDLITLAFQNNICHCASLMFGSSGEEFKHPGMKITDHMSSHFSNRDEYTDYLAYRRYHMTNLRYLIEQLNTSTDSEGAPLLNKTIIMVGSEFGDGRSHTFSSQPHLIATGDKRFPIGTTIEEKLKSHDLYEGTIAKLGIDIKGFL is encoded by the coding sequence ATGATAACACGACGCAAAGCGATCAAATTTGTAGGCAAAGGTTTTATCAGTCTCCCACTTCTTAGTACATTTGCAAGACTGAGCAAGGCGCAAGATACGAGTCAAAATAATTTTAACTTCATAACCTTTAGCTTCCCTAATGGTTGCATAGATACAGCTTGGAACTACGAAGCCGCACTTTCGCCTTTAGCAAATGTACAAGACAAGATTGTTGTTTATAATAGAATTCAGAATGAAGTTGGTGAACGACAAGGAGGCGATGGTCATCAGCAAGGAGGCGTAAATCTATTTACCGGAAAAAAGCTAGCAAATGACAACCAGTCAAGCGGCTATTCTTTAGATCAATTCATTGCATCTAAAGCATTTCCAGATTCCCCTATTTCGTCCCTTGTCCAGGGCGTCTACAGGGGCTGGGCTGGTGGATCATTCAGACCAACTTCTTGGAGCCGACGCAGTTGGTTAGCGAATGGCTATCCTGTGACCCCGTTCATTAACCCGTTGGACTCATTTAATAGTATCTTTGGCATCCCAGAAGATCAATCCGACCTTTTCTTAAAGACTCGAACAAGTATCCTCGATGCGTTACTTGAGCAATATAAAAGTCTTACAGGAGAGGCTTCAAAACTGGGTTCAGAATCAAAGCTATACCTATCAAGGCTAGCAGATCAAGTAAGAACGGTGGAACGAGAGATTCAAGTTTTTTCTCAGCAAAAGATTATTGACGCTAAAACCAATTTATCACCTCCAGAGCCGGCTTCCTTGGTGAATGGAATGCTTGAGTATGATCAGTTCGATACGGTCTTTAAGCAGCAAATAGACTTAATCACTTTGGCATTCCAAAATAACATTTGCCACTGTGCTAGCCTTATGTTTGGCTCTTCAGGTGAAGAGTTTAAGCACCCTGGGATGAAGATCACTGATCATATGTCGTCTCACTTTTCAAATCGGGACGAGTACACCGACTACTTAGCTTACAGGAGGTATCACATGACGAATCTTAGGTACCTTATTGAGCAACTTAACACGAGTACAGATAGCGAAGGAGCACCCCTTCTTAACAAGACAATTATCATGGTGGGCAGTGAGTTTGGAGATGGTCGGAGCCACACTTTCTCATCTCAGCCACATCTAATTGCAACGGGAGATAAAAGGTTTCCTATTGGTACCACAATCGAAGAAAAACTTAAGTCTCACGACCTATACGAAGGTACGATTGCAAAGCTAGGCATTGATATCAAGGGGTTTCTATGA